Proteins found in one Brachypodium distachyon strain Bd21 chromosome 5, Brachypodium_distachyon_v3.0, whole genome shotgun sequence genomic segment:
- the LOC100838963 gene encoding AP2-like ethylene-responsive transcription factor AIL5, giving the protein MDMDAAQQQHHHYPWLNFSLAHHCGMEEEERGAAAELAAIAGAAPPPKLEDFLGGGGGNGNGGGGGPVVPAGAAAEMYESELKFLAAGGFLGSGGTGTSPAAPPPVVALEEQAAEAKLALPLVAAPAPETKKAVDSFGQRTSIYRGVTRHRWTGRYEAHLWDNSCRREGQSRKGRQVYLGGYDKEEKAARAYDLAALKYWGASTTTNFPVADYENELEEMKHMTRQEFVASLRRKSSGFSRGASIYRGVTRHHQHGRWQARIGRVAGNKDLYLGTFSTEEEAAEAYDIAAIKFRGLNAVTNFEIGRYNVESISSSNLPIGTASGANRGSKCALEPTPVISDVDAPSIAPHSLAFTALPMKYNQHENDYLSFLAMQHHQQGNLQGLGYGLYSSGVNLDFANAHNAATMTAAQCYGNGGGSLHHQQQQEQDHHQQQQQQQDQEQNSNGCPSSVPFATPMAFSGGTYESSVTPSPFGYYSPNMAAFQTPIFGME; this is encoded by the exons ATGGACATGGACgccgcgcagcagcagcatcaccatTACCCATGGCTCAACTTCTCCCTCGCCCACCACT GTggcatggaggaggaggaacgcggggcggcggcggagctggccgccatcgccggggccgcgccgccgcccaagctCGAGGacttcctcggcggcggcggggggaacggtaatggcggcggtggcgggccGGTTGTGCCtgcaggagcggcggcggagatgtACGAGTCAGAGCTCAAGTTCCTGGCCGCCGGTGGGTTTCTTGGAAGCGGCGGCACTGGGAcgtcgcccgccgcgccgccgccggtcgtggctctggaggagcaggcggcCGAGGCGAAGCTGGCTCTGCCGctcgtggcggcgccggcgccggagacgaagaaggcCGTGGACTCGTTCGGGCAGAGGACCTCCATCTACCGTGGCGTCACTCG GCATCGTTGGACGGGTCGGTACGAAGCGCATCTGTGGGACAACAGCTGCCGGCGTGAAGGCCAGAGCCGCAAGGGCCGCCAAG TGTATCTCG GTGGCTATgacaaggaggagaaggcagCGAGGGCGTATGATCTTGCCGCTTTGAAGTACTGGGGTGCTAGCACTACCACCAACTTCCCG GTTGCTGACTATGAAAATGAGCTTGAGGAGATGAAGCACATGACGCGCCAGGAGTTTGTAGCTTCCCTTCGGAG AAAGAGTAGTGGATTCTCCCGGGGTGCTTCTATCTACAGGGGTGTCACAAG ACATCACCAGCATGGTCGATGGCAAGCAAGGATCGGGAGGGTGGCTGGTAACAAGGACCTCTACCTCGGAACATTCA GTACTGAGGAGGAAGCCGCGGAAGCCTACGACAtcgcggccatcaagttccgCGGCCTGAACGCCGTGACAAACTTTGAGATCGGCCGGTACAACGTCGagagcatcagcagcagcaacctcCCGATCGGCACCGCCTCGGGCGCCAACCGGGGCAGCAAATGTGCTTTAGAGCCCACTCCGGTGATCTCCGACGTCGATGCCCCGAGCATCGCGCCGCACTCGCTGGCGTTCACGGCGCTCCCGATGAAGTACAACCAGCATGAAAACGATTACCTGTCGTTCCTGGCCATGCAGCACCACCAGCAGGGGAACCTGCAGGGGCTGGGCTACGGCCTCTACAGCTCCGGCGTCAACCTGGACTTCGCCAACGCCCACAATGCCGCCACAATGACAGCGGCACAATGCTACGGCAATGGCGGAGGCAGCTTacatcatcagcagcagcaagagcaagatcatcatcagcagcagcagcagcagcaggaccaGGAGCAAAACTCCAACGGCTGCCCGTCTTCGGTGCCGTTCGCGACGCCCATGGCATTCAGTGGCGGGACCTATGAAAGCTCCGTGACGCCCAGCCCCTTTGGATACTACTCCCCAAATATGGCAGCCTTTCAGACACCGATCTTTGGAATGGAATGA